From the Kallotenue papyrolyticum genome, the window GATCGTTTCGCGCAGCGTTTCTTTGAACGACTCGCGCCGGCGGGCAATCACGTCGGCGATGGTCGGCACGCGCAGACGCTGAATCGGCGCGCCGGTGCTGCGTTCGATCAGCTTGAGCAGGCGCCGTTCGCGCGGCGTGACCAGCGTGATCGCCGTGCCGCTGCGCCCGGCTCGTCCAGTGCGTCCGATGCGATGGACATAAATCTCGGGATCGAGCGGGATATCGTAGTTGATCACATGCGAAACGTGCTCGACATCCAGGCCACGCGCCGCAACATCGGTTGCCACCAGCAGCTCGGCCTGGCCGCTGCGGAAGCGCGCCATCACCCGATCGCGCTGCACCTGGGTCATATCGCCATGCAGCGTTTCCGCCGGAAAAGCGCGCGCCGTGAGACGCTGGCCGAGGGCATCCACCTCGCTCTTGGTGCGGCAGAAAATGATCGCCGAGGAGGGCGACTCATAATCCAGCACGCGCGCCAGGACCTCAAATTTATCGCGGCCGCCGACCTCATAATAGACCTGGCGAATCTGCGGCACGGTCATCTGCTCGGTCTGGACGATGATGCGCTCCGGATCGCGCAGGTAGCGCCGCGCCAGGTCAACAATCGGCTGCGGCATGGTAGCCGAGAAGAGCGCCGTCTGGCGTTCGGACGGTGTTTCCTGCAAAATCGCCTCGATATCCTCGATGAAGCCCATGTCCAGCATTTCGTCGGCCTCGTCGAGCACGACGGTACGCACCTGGTCCAGCGCCAGTGTACCGCGCCGAATATGATCGAGCAGCCGGCCGGGCGTGCCGACGACGACCTGGACGCCACGGCTCAGGGCGCGCAACTGGCGCTCGATCGGCTGTCCGCCGTAGACCGGCAGGATCGCGATCTGGTGATACTTGCCGTAGGCCTGAAACGCTTCGGCGACCTGCACGGCCAGCTCGCGGGTCGGGGTGAGTACCAGCGCCTGGGGGTGGTGGCTGCGGGTATCGAGCCGTTCAATGATCGGTAGCGCGAAGGCGGCGGTTTTGCCCGTGCCGGTTTGCGCTTGAGCGATCACATCCGCGCCGTCGAGCATGCGGCGAATCGTGCGCGCCTGAATGGGCGTGGGCTCTTCGTAGCCCAGCTCGGCGATGGCTTTGAGCGTTGCCGCGCTGAGGCCCAGCTCTTCAAAACTAGTCATGGGTGCTGCTGTGGTCATATGGTTGTATCCTTGATCATGCCATACACTCTCCATGAGGCATGGTATACTAGCGCAGTCTGTCTGGCGCTGAACGCCAGCGTCGTAGCAAACCAACAGGATGGACGCTATGTCTGTGGTGGCTGTCATCGGCGGGCAGTGGGGCGATGAAGGCAAGGGTCGTATTGTTGATCTGCTCGCCCAGCACGCGCATATGGTGATTCGTTAT encodes:
- a CDS encoding DEAD/DEAH box helicase, translating into MTSFEELGLSAATLKAIAELGYEEPTPIQARTIRRMLDGADVIAQAQTGTGKTAAFALPIIERLDTRSHHPQALVLTPTRELAVQVAEAFQAYGKYHQIAILPVYGGQPIERQLRALSRGVQVVVGTPGRLLDHIRRGTLALDQVRTVVLDEADEMLDMGFIEDIEAILQETPSERQTALFSATMPQPIVDLARRYLRDPERIIVQTEQMTVPQIRQVYYEVGGRDKFEVLARVLDYESPSSAIIFCRTKSEVDALGQRLTARAFPAETLHGDMTQVQRDRVMARFRSGQAELLVATDVAARGLDVEHVSHVINYDIPLDPEIYVHRIGRTGRAGRSGTAITLVTPRERRLLKLIERSTGAPIQRLRVPTIADVIARRRESFKETLRETIAAGGLEPYVSIAEDLGEEYSPTDLAAAAFKLLLGEPPEDAEDLLAEQEPDTTEEEGGRRPRRRREQSFGPERGMTRLYLDVGRNDGVRPADIVGAIANEANIPGRAVGAIELFEHFSFVEVPSNLAERVVRALKRTTIRGRPIAPSLARPRRATGGARSGERR